In Halopseudomonas xinjiangensis, a single genomic region encodes these proteins:
- a CDS encoding acyl-CoA thioesterase produces MNWDFENPHTYDITVQADDIDELGHANNAIYVRWLERCAWQHSKSLGLGLDEYRELDRAMAIVHHQIDYLAAGYEGDELTMATWIVHWDKKLRMTRHFQLCRKSDGATLLRARTTFACIELSTGRPKRMPASFIDGYGKAISADTKAEP; encoded by the coding sequence GTGAATTGGGATTTCGAAAATCCGCACACTTACGACATCACCGTACAAGCCGATGATATCGACGAGCTCGGGCATGCAAATAACGCCATCTACGTCCGCTGGCTGGAGCGCTGCGCCTGGCAGCACTCAAAGTCGCTGGGCCTGGGCCTGGACGAATACCGCGAGCTGGATCGCGCCATGGCCATCGTTCACCACCAGATCGACTACCTCGCTGCTGGTTACGAGGGCGATGAACTGACAATGGCGACCTGGATCGTGCATTGGGACAAGAAGCTGCGCATGACGCGCCACTTTCAGCTATGTCGCAAGAGCGATGGCGCGACGCTGCTGCGTGCCCGTACCACCTTCGCCTGTATTGAACTCAGCACCGGCCGGCCTAAACGCATGCCAGCCTCGTTTATCGACGGCTACGGCAAGGCCATAAGCGCTGATACAAAGGCCGAGCCATAA
- the ppnP gene encoding pyrimidine/purine nucleoside phosphorylase, protein MFKVNQYFEGKVASIALQQPEGAATIGVMAPGEYEFGTSQLEIMHVVTGKLTVKLPGSEQWNDYAGGSQFTVPANSKFQLKVEQDTAYLCEYR, encoded by the coding sequence ATGTTCAAGGTCAATCAGTATTTCGAAGGCAAGGTCGCTTCCATCGCTTTGCAGCAGCCGGAAGGCGCCGCCACTATCGGCGTGATGGCACCCGGCGAATATGAGTTCGGTACCAGCCAGCTGGAAATCATGCACGTGGTGACCGGCAAGCTGACCGTCAAGTTGCCGGGGAGTGAACAATGGAATGATTATGCCGGTGGATCGCAATTCACCGTGCCGGCGAACAGCAAATTCCAGCTCAAGGTCGAGCAGGACACCGCCTACCTCTGCGAATATCGTTAA
- a CDS encoding DUF5666 domain-containing protein: MNRTMLAFTLGLAVVLGAGTALAAEIVGPVQNIDAEEGTVTVEGIEFLIAEDTDFDMALGSYADLEGGQTVEIDFDVIDGRHVINQIRPEPF; the protein is encoded by the coding sequence ATGAATCGGACAATGTTGGCCTTTACCCTGGGTCTGGCAGTCGTACTCGGTGCCGGTACAGCGCTGGCGGCAGAGATCGTTGGCCCCGTGCAGAACATCGATGCCGAAGAAGGTACTGTGACCGTTGAAGGGATCGAGTTCCTGATTGCCGAAGACACCGATTTCGATATGGCTTTGGGAAGCTACGCGGATCTGGAGGGGGGGCAAACGGTCGAGATCGATTTCGACGTGATAGATGGCCGTCACGTGATCAACCAGATCCGGCCGGAGCCATTCTGA
- a CDS encoding NAD(P)-dependent oxidoreductase, which produces MANIAFIGLGVMGYPMAGHLKRAGHNMAVYNRTSEKASRWVEQHGGEARETPADAACEQDMIMLCVGNDDDLREVVAGPQGVLAGARKGTVIVDHTTASANVAREMAALCREKGIGFLDAPVSGGEAGAVNGQLTIMVGGDESVYDLVRPVINSYAKMTRHMGEVGSGQLTKMVNQICIAGLLQGLSEALHFAQGAGLDGEAAMSVISKGAAQSWQLENRHKTMLAGEFDFGFAVDWMRKDLSIVLDEARRNGSQLPVTALVDQFYADVQAAGGGRWDTSSLITRLNRGK; this is translated from the coding sequence ATGGCAAATATCGCATTCATTGGTTTGGGCGTCATGGGCTACCCAATGGCTGGGCACCTCAAGCGTGCCGGCCACAATATGGCTGTGTACAACAGAACCTCGGAAAAGGCTTCCCGCTGGGTCGAGCAGCATGGTGGCGAAGCCCGTGAGACGCCGGCTGACGCCGCCTGCGAACAGGATATGATCATGCTTTGCGTGGGTAATGACGACGATTTGCGCGAAGTCGTCGCCGGTCCGCAGGGCGTTCTTGCTGGCGCCCGCAAGGGTACGGTGATCGTCGATCACACTACGGCTTCGGCGAACGTCGCTCGGGAGATGGCCGCGCTTTGTCGCGAAAAAGGCATCGGCTTTCTCGATGCACCGGTATCCGGCGGTGAGGCTGGAGCGGTGAACGGACAGCTGACTATCATGGTGGGCGGTGACGAGTCGGTCTACGACCTGGTCCGACCGGTGATCAATTCATACGCCAAGATGACCCGGCATATGGGTGAGGTCGGTAGCGGCCAGTTGACCAAGATGGTCAATCAGATCTGTATCGCTGGTCTGCTGCAAGGGCTGTCCGAAGCGCTGCACTTCGCCCAAGGCGCCGGCCTGGATGGTGAGGCCGCCATGTCGGTTATCAGCAAAGGTGCTGCGCAGTCGTGGCAGTTGGAGAATCGTCACAAGACCATGCTCGCCGGGGAATTCGACTTTGGTTTTGCCGTGGACTGGATGCGCAAGGATCTGTCGATCGTGCTGGATGAGGCGAGGCGCAATGGCTCGCAGTTGCCGGTCACCGCGCTGGTCGACCAGTTCTACGCCGACGTGCAGGCCGCTGGAGGCGGGCGCTGGGACACATCGAGCCTGATCACTCGCCTTAACCGCGGAAAATGA
- a CDS encoding DMT family protein — MSLPVWAQTALLLTLSNVFMTFAWYGHLKALNSKPWIIAALVSWGIALFEYLLMVPANRIGYTELNVAQLKIMQEVITLCVFVPFAVYFLQQPLKLDYLWAGLCLLGAVYFIFRG; from the coding sequence ATGTCTTTACCTGTCTGGGCCCAGACCGCCCTGTTGCTTACCCTGTCCAACGTATTCATGACATTCGCCTGGTACGGGCATCTGAAGGCACTGAACAGTAAGCCGTGGATCATAGCGGCACTGGTCAGCTGGGGCATAGCCCTGTTCGAGTATCTGCTCATGGTGCCAGCCAACCGCATCGGCTACACCGAGCTGAACGTAGCGCAACTGAAGATCATGCAGGAGGTCATCACCTTGTGCGTGTTCGTACCCTTCGCGGTCTACTTTCTGCAACAGCCGTTGAAGCTCGACTATCTATGGGCCGGCCTATGTCTGCTCGGCGCGGTGTATTTCATTTTCCGCGGTTAA
- a CDS encoding YkgJ family cysteine cluster protein: MSCRQGCGACCVAPSISSFIPGMPGGKPAGTPCLHLLPDKRCAIFESPERPKVCAAFRADLAVCGSSAEEAMQILGWLESETA, translated from the coding sequence ATGAGCTGTCGGCAGGGGTGTGGTGCGTGTTGTGTGGCGCCGTCGATTTCTTCCTTTATACCTGGCATGCCTGGCGGCAAGCCGGCCGGGACGCCGTGTTTACACCTGTTGCCGGACAAGCGCTGCGCGATCTTCGAATCCCCCGAGCGGCCGAAGGTATGCGCCGCGTTCAGGGCGGACCTGGCGGTATGCGGTAGTAGCGCCGAGGAGGCCATGCAGATACTCGGATGGCTCGAGTCGGAGACGGCCTGA
- the gltA gene encoding citrate synthase codes for MADKKAQLIIEGAAPIDLPVYSGTLGPDVVDVRGLTSEGIFTFDPGFMATSSCESKITFIDGEKGVLLHRGYPIEQLAEKADFLETCYLLLKGELPSAEEKQQFDNTIKNHTMVHEQLKTFFNGFRRDAHPMAIMCGVVGALSAFYHDSLDINDAHHREISAARLIAKMPTLAAMVYKYSMGQPMMYPRNDLSYSENFLHMMFNTPCEEKKINPVLAKAMDRIFVLHADHEQNASTSTVRLAGSSGANPFACIAAGIAALWGPAHGGANEAVLRMLDEIGDVSNIDTFVAKAKDKDDPFKLMGFGHRVYKNFDPRAKVMKQTCDEVLSELGINDPQLELAMKLEEIARTDPYFIERNLYPNVDFYSGIILKAIGIPTEMFTVIFATGRTPGWIAHWNEMISGPYKIGRPRQLYTGATKRDYPSK; via the coding sequence ATGGCTGACAAAAAGGCGCAGTTGATCATCGAGGGCGCTGCCCCCATTGACCTGCCAGTCTATTCTGGCACCCTTGGTCCGGATGTAGTGGATGTTCGCGGCCTGACCTCCGAGGGGATCTTCACCTTTGACCCCGGCTTCATGGCTACCTCTTCGTGCGAATCCAAGATCACCTTCATCGACGGTGAAAAGGGTGTTCTGCTGCATCGCGGCTACCCCATCGAACAGCTCGCCGAGAAGGCTGACTTCCTGGAGACCTGCTACCTGCTGCTCAAGGGCGAACTGCCCAGCGCCGAGGAAAAGCAGCAGTTCGACAACACGATCAAGAACCACACCATGGTTCATGAGCAGCTGAAGACCTTCTTCAACGGCTTCCGTCGCGACGCGCATCCGATGGCCATCATGTGTGGCGTAGTGGGCGCCCTCTCTGCCTTCTACCATGATTCGCTGGACATCAACGACGCCCATCATCGCGAGATTTCAGCCGCTCGCCTGATTGCCAAGATGCCGACGCTGGCAGCGATGGTCTACAAGTACTCCATGGGCCAGCCCATGATGTACCCGCGCAACGACCTGTCGTACTCGGAAAACTTCCTTCACATGATGTTCAACACGCCCTGTGAAGAGAAAAAGATCAATCCGGTGCTGGCCAAGGCCATGGACCGTATTTTCGTTCTGCATGCCGACCACGAGCAGAACGCCTCAACCTCTACCGTCCGCCTGGCCGGTTCGTCCGGTGCCAACCCGTTCGCCTGTATCGCAGCCGGCATCGCCGCCCTGTGGGGACCGGCTCACGGTGGCGCGAACGAAGCCGTACTGCGCATGCTCGACGAAATCGGTGATGTATCGAACATCGACACGTTCGTCGCCAAGGCCAAGGACAAGGACGACCCGTTCAAGTTGATGGGCTTCGGCCACCGCGTCTACAAGAACTTCGATCCGCGCGCCAAGGTCATGAAGCAGACCTGCGACGAAGTACTGAGCGAGCTGGGTATCAACGATCCGCAGCTGGAGCTGGCGATGAAGCTTGAAGAAATCGCCCGTACCGACCCCTACTTCATCGAGCGGAACCTGTACCCGAACGTCGACTTCTATTCGGGCATCATTCTGAAAGCCATCGGCATTCCCACCGAGATGTTCACGGTGATTTTTGCCACCGGCCGCACCCCGGGCTGGATTGCCCACTGGAACGAAATGATCAGCGGTCCGTACAAGATCGGTCGCCCGCGTCAGCTGTATACCGGCGCCACCAAGCGCGATTACCCTTCGAAGTAA
- the sdhC gene encoding succinate dehydrogenase, cytochrome b556 subunit produces MKSKRPVNLDLRTIRLPVTAYSSIAHRISGVILFIAIAALLWMLDRSLSSESGFEQVGAILQHPLAKLTLWVILSALLYHLVAGIRHLLMDAGLGESLEGGILGAKVVLVLSAVLIVLLGVWIW; encoded by the coding sequence GTGAAAAGCAAAAGACCTGTCAACCTAGATCTCAGGACAATCAGACTTCCTGTCACAGCCTATTCGTCTATCGCTCACCGTATTTCGGGCGTCATCCTGTTCATCGCCATCGCTGCCCTGCTTTGGATGCTGGACCGGTCGCTCAGTTCCGAAAGCGGGTTCGAGCAAGTCGGGGCAATTCTTCAGCATCCGCTGGCCAAGCTGACCCTGTGGGTCATCCTGTCCGCACTGCTGTACCACCTGGTCGCGGGTATCCGCCACCTGCTGATGGATGCGGGGCTGGGTGAAAGCCTGGAAGGCGGCATTCTCGGAGCCAAAGTGGTTCTGGTGCTGTCGGCCGTTCTGATCGTTCTTCTGGGGGTTTGGATATGGTAA
- the sdhD gene encoding succinate dehydrogenase, hydrophobic membrane anchor protein — protein sequence MVTSVTNLSRSGLYDWMAQRVSAVLLAVYTLFLLGYFLVNPDLTYEQWAGLFNQTWMRIFSLLTLVALAVHAWVGMWTISTDYLTPMAMGKAATIVRFLFQVACGLLMFVLFVWGVQILWGF from the coding sequence ATGGTAACCAGCGTCACCAACCTGTCTCGTAGCGGCTTGTATGATTGGATGGCGCAGCGGGTATCCGCCGTGCTGCTGGCTGTCTATACGCTTTTCCTGCTGGGCTATTTCCTGGTGAATCCGGACCTGACCTATGAGCAGTGGGCCGGCCTGTTCAACCAAACCTGGATGCGCATCTTCAGTCTTCTCACCCTCGTGGCGCTTGCTGTCCACGCCTGGGTCGGAATGTGGACCATTTCAACCGATTACCTGACTCCGATGGCCATGGGCAAAGCTGCCACCATCGTGCGTTTCCTGTTCCAGGTCGCATGCGGACTGTTGATGTTCGTGTTGTTCGTCTGGGGCGTGCAGATTCTGTGGGGTTTCTAA
- the sdhA gene encoding succinate dehydrogenase flavoprotein subunit, translating to MASIRTLTFDAIIVGGGGAGMRAALQLAQGGHKTAVVTKVFPTRSHTVSAQGGITCAIASADPNDDWRWHMYDTVKGSDYIGDQDAIEYMCSVGPEAVFELEHMGLPFSRTEQGRIYQRPFGGQSKGPDNPTQAARTCAAADRTGHALLHTLYENNVKHDTTFLNEWYAVDLVKNQDGAVVGVIAICIETGETVYIRSKATVLATGGAGRIYASTTNALINTGDGIGMALRAGVPVQDIEMWQFHPTGIAGAGTLVTEGCRGEGGYLINKHGERFMERYAPNAKDLAGRDVVARSMVKEILAGNGCGPDGDHVMLKLDHLGEEVLHSRLPGICELSKTFAHVDPVTAPIPVVPTCHYMMGGIATNIHGQAITQDASGTDQIIPGLFAVGEVACVSVHGANRLGGNSLLDLVVFGRAAGLHLESALKEGIEYRGASESDIDASLARLSSLNERASGEEVAPLRKELQNCMQNYFGVFRTGEFMQKGIKQLADLRERIATVKINDKSQAFNTARIEALELQNLLEVAEATAIAAEARTESRGAHAREDYEDRDDVNWLCHSLYMPATKELKKRAVNFTPKTVPAFEPKVRTY from the coding sequence ATGGCTAGCATCCGTACACTGACTTTCGACGCCATCATCGTAGGTGGCGGCGGCGCCGGCATGCGTGCCGCGCTGCAACTGGCCCAGGGTGGTCACAAGACTGCCGTGGTCACCAAGGTATTCCCGACCCGCTCGCACACCGTATCCGCTCAGGGTGGCATCACCTGCGCCATCGCTTCGGCCGATCCGAACGATGACTGGCGCTGGCACATGTACGACACCGTCAAGGGCTCCGACTATATCGGTGACCAGGACGCGATCGAGTATATGTGTTCCGTTGGTCCAGAAGCCGTGTTCGAGCTCGAACACATGGGTCTGCCGTTCTCGCGTACCGAACAGGGCCGCATCTATCAGCGTCCGTTCGGCGGCCAGTCCAAAGGTCCGGACAACCCGACCCAGGCAGCGCGTACCTGTGCCGCAGCCGACCGTACCGGTCATGCTCTGCTGCACACCCTGTATGAAAACAACGTCAAGCACGACACTACCTTCCTTAATGAATGGTACGCAGTCGATCTGGTGAAGAACCAGGACGGCGCGGTAGTGGGCGTCATCGCCATCTGCATCGAGACTGGCGAGACCGTCTACATCCGCTCCAAGGCCACCGTCCTCGCTACCGGCGGGGCAGGTCGTATCTATGCATCGACCACCAACGCTCTGATCAATACCGGCGACGGCATCGGCATGGCGTTGCGTGCAGGTGTTCCCGTTCAGGACATTGAAATGTGGCAGTTCCACCCGACCGGTATTGCCGGCGCGGGTACCCTGGTGACCGAAGGTTGCCGTGGTGAAGGCGGCTACCTGATCAACAAGCATGGCGAGCGTTTCATGGAGCGTTATGCTCCGAACGCGAAAGACCTTGCTGGTCGTGACGTGGTTGCACGTTCGATGGTCAAGGAAATCCTCGCGGGCAATGGCTGCGGTCCGGATGGTGACCACGTTATGCTCAAGCTCGATCACCTGGGTGAGGAAGTGCTGCACAGCCGCCTGCCGGGTATCTGCGAACTGTCCAAGACCTTCGCCCACGTCGATCCGGTCACCGCGCCGATTCCTGTCGTACCGACCTGCCACTACATGATGGGCGGCATCGCCACCAACATTCATGGTCAGGCGATTACCCAGGACGCCAGTGGCACCGATCAGATCATTCCCGGCTTGTTTGCCGTGGGCGAGGTCGCGTGCGTATCGGTACACGGTGCCAACCGCCTGGGCGGCAACTCGCTGCTCGACCTGGTTGTGTTCGGCCGCGCTGCCGGCCTGCATCTGGAATCAGCGCTCAAGGAAGGCATCGAATACCGCGGCGCCTCCGAGTCCGACATCGACGCCTCACTGGCTCGGCTGTCCAGCCTCAACGAGCGCGCCAGCGGCGAAGAGGTTGCCCCGCTGCGCAAGGAACTGCAGAACTGCATGCAGAACTACTTCGGTGTATTCCGTACCGGCGAATTCATGCAGAAGGGTATCAAGCAACTGGCTGACCTGCGCGAGCGTATTGCTACGGTCAAGATCAATGACAAGAGCCAGGCGTTCAACACTGCGCGCATTGAAGCACTGGAACTGCAAAACCTGCTCGAAGTTGCCGAAGCGACCGCCATCGCGGCGGAAGCTCGCACCGAGAGCCGCGGTGCTCACGCTCGTGAAGACTACGAGGATCGTGACGACGTGAACTGGCTGTGCCACAGCCTGTACATGCCGGCGACCAAGGAGTTGAAGAAGCGCGCTGTGAACTTCACGCCGAAGACCGTTCCAGCATTTGAACCCAAAGTGCGTACTTACTAA
- a CDS encoding succinate dehydrogenase iron-sulfur subunit yields MLQVSVYRYNPETDKAPYMQDFQVDTGGKDVMVLDVLALVKEQDVGMAYRRSCREGVCGSDGMNINGRNGLACITPLSAVVKNNKLVLRPLTGLPVIRDLVVDMSIFYKQYEKVQPYLQNETPAPAIERLQTPEEREKLDGLYECILCACCSSSCPSFWWNPDKFIGPAGLLKAYRFLADSRDTKTEDRLAALDDPFSIFRCRGIMNCVNVCPKGLNPTRAIGHIRNMLLQSGT; encoded by the coding sequence ATGTTGCAAGTGAGTGTCTACCGTTACAACCCGGAGACTGACAAGGCTCCTTACATGCAGGACTTCCAGGTCGATACCGGCGGGAAGGATGTCATGGTTCTCGACGTACTCGCTCTGGTCAAGGAGCAGGATGTCGGGATGGCTTACCGTCGCTCCTGCCGCGAAGGCGTGTGTGGCTCGGACGGCATGAACATCAACGGCAGAAACGGCCTGGCGTGCATCACTCCGCTGTCCGCGGTGGTGAAGAACAACAAGCTGGTTTTGCGCCCGTTGACCGGTTTGCCGGTTATTCGTGACCTCGTCGTCGATATGAGCATCTTCTACAAGCAATACGAGAAGGTTCAGCCGTATTTGCAGAACGAGACGCCGGCGCCTGCTATCGAGCGCCTGCAGACTCCGGAAGAACGCGAGAAGCTGGACGGACTGTACGAGTGCATTCTGTGTGCTTGCTGCTCGTCCTCCTGCCCTTCGTTCTGGTGGAATCCCGACAAGTTCATCGGTCCTGCTGGTCTGCTCAAGGCTTACCGCTTCCTGGCGGACAGCCGTGACACCAAGACCGAAGACCGTCTGGCGGCTCTGGATGACCCGTTCAGTATCTTCCGCTGCCGCGGCATCATGAACTGCGTGAACGTGTGCCCCAAGGGTCTGAATCCGACCCGCGCTATCGGTCACATCCGCAACATGCTGCTGCAGAGCGGGACCTGA
- a CDS encoding 2-oxoglutarate dehydrogenase E1 component, with amino-acid sequence MPDSEMQQLWSTSHLSGGNASYVEELYELYLHDPNSIADEWRSYFQKLPQVNGHAASDVSHSTIREHFLSLAKGQRRPQAAVGGTVSSAHEKKQVDVLRLIQAYRMRGHQASSLDPLGLWQREEIVDLTLADYGLTEADLDTAFRTGEMFIGKEEATLREILEALKSTYSSTYGAEYMHIVDSNQRRWFQQRLESVRGKPQHSVESKRHLLERLTAAEGLEKYLGTKYPGTKRFGVEGGESLIPMLDEIIQRSGSYGTQEVVLGMAHRGRLNVLVNTLGKNPRDLFDEFEGKKQINLGSGDVKYHQGFSSNVMTSGGEVHLALAFNPSHLEIVSPVVEGSVRARQDRRKDSSGDKVLPINIHGDAAFAGQGVVMETFQMSQTRAYKTGGTIHIIVNNQVGFTTSRQDDARSTEYATDVAKMIQAPIFHVNGDDPEAVLFVTQLAVDYRMQFKRDVVIDLVCYRRRGHNEADEPSGTQPLMYEKIAKHPTTRDIYAERLVQEGVLTSDQVQERIEEYRTALDNGDHVVKSLVKEPDRSSFVDWAPYLGHTWTARHDTRIELKTLQELANRLNTLPDGLVLQRQVGKIVEDRRKMAAGALAMNWGFAETMAYATLLHEGHPIRITGQDVGRGTFSHRHAVLHNQKTGDAYVPLANLAENQPRIDIYDSLLSEEAVLAFEYGYATTTPNALVIWEAQFGDFANGAQVVIDQFITSGEHKWGRLCGLTMLLPHGYEGQGPEHSSARLERFLQMSAEHNIQVCVPTTPAQVYHMLRRQVIRPLRKPLIAMTPKSLLRHKLATSSLEDLSDGSFQTVIPEIDTIDPKKVDRVVLCSGKVYYDLLEKRRNEGNESTAIIRIEQLYPFPEDDLAEVLAPYTEVKKVIWCQEEPMNQGAWYPSQHHMRRVIAQHSVKNLYLDYAGREASAAPAGGYASAHAEQQEKLLQDAFTI; translated from the coding sequence ATGCCAGACAGCGAAATGCAGCAGCTGTGGAGCACCTCCCATCTATCGGGTGGGAATGCCTCCTATGTTGAAGAGCTTTACGAGCTCTATCTGCACGATCCGAATAGCATCGCCGATGAATGGCGCAGCTATTTCCAGAAACTGCCGCAGGTAAACGGCCACGCCGCCTCGGACGTTTCTCATTCCACTATCCGCGAACACTTCCTTTCTCTGGCCAAGGGTCAACGCCGGCCCCAGGCAGCCGTTGGCGGTACCGTCAGCAGCGCTCACGAGAAAAAACAGGTGGATGTTCTCAGGCTGATCCAGGCCTACCGGATGCGCGGCCACCAGGCTTCTTCCCTCGATCCGTTGGGCCTCTGGCAGCGCGAGGAAATCGTTGATCTGACGCTGGCTGACTATGGCCTGACCGAAGCCGACCTCGACACGGCGTTTCGCACCGGCGAGATGTTCATCGGCAAGGAAGAAGCTACCCTCCGCGAGATTCTCGAAGCGCTGAAGTCGACCTATAGCTCGACCTACGGCGCGGAATACATGCACATCGTTGATTCCAACCAACGCCGCTGGTTCCAGCAGCGCCTGGAAAGCGTGCGTGGCAAGCCGCAGCATTCTGTCGAGAGCAAGCGCCATCTGCTCGAGCGCCTGACTGCAGCCGAAGGCCTGGAAAAATATCTGGGCACCAAATACCCGGGCACCAAGCGTTTTGGCGTGGAAGGTGGCGAAAGCCTTATCCCCATGCTCGACGAGATCATCCAGCGTTCCGGCTCCTATGGCACTCAGGAAGTAGTCCTCGGCATGGCCCACCGCGGCCGACTGAACGTACTGGTCAATACGCTGGGCAAAAACCCGCGTGACCTGTTCGATGAGTTCGAAGGCAAGAAGCAGATCAACCTTGGCTCCGGCGACGTCAAATACCACCAGGGTTTCTCCTCGAACGTTATGACCTCGGGCGGCGAAGTTCATCTCGCTCTCGCGTTCAACCCGTCGCACCTGGAAATCGTGTCCCCGGTTGTGGAAGGCTCCGTACGGGCCCGCCAGGACCGTCGCAAGGACTCGAGCGGCGACAAGGTACTGCCGATCAACATCCATGGTGATGCGGCGTTCGCTGGTCAGGGCGTGGTCATGGAGACTTTCCAGATGTCCCAGACCCGTGCCTACAAAACCGGCGGGACCATTCATATCATCGTCAACAACCAGGTCGGCTTCACCACCAGCCGTCAGGATGATGCGCGCTCTACCGAGTACGCCACCGACGTCGCCAAGATGATCCAGGCGCCGATATTCCACGTGAACGGTGACGACCCCGAAGCGGTTCTGTTCGTTACCCAGCTGGCTGTCGACTACCGTATGCAGTTCAAGCGTGACGTGGTCATCGACCTGGTCTGCTACCGCCGTCGCGGCCATAACGAGGCCGACGAGCCATCCGGCACCCAGCCGCTGATGTACGAGAAGATCGCCAAGCATCCGACTACGCGCGACATCTACGCCGAGCGTCTGGTGCAGGAGGGCGTGCTTACGTCCGACCAGGTGCAGGAGCGCATCGAGGAATACCGCACCGCCCTCGATAATGGCGATCACGTCGTCAAAAGCCTGGTCAAGGAGCCGGATCGCAGCTCCTTCGTGGACTGGGCTCCGTATCTGGGTCATACCTGGACCGCGCGGCACGACACCCGTATCGAGCTGAAGACGCTGCAAGAGCTGGCTAACCGGTTGAACACGCTGCCAGACGGTCTGGTGCTGCAACGTCAGGTTGGCAAGATCGTCGAGGACCGTCGCAAGATGGCAGCCGGCGCTCTCGCCATGAACTGGGGCTTCGCCGAGACCATGGCCTACGCCACCCTGCTGCACGAAGGTCACCCGATCCGTATTACCGGTCAGGACGTCGGGCGCGGTACCTTCTCGCACCGCCATGCCGTCCTGCACAACCAGAAGACCGGCGATGCCTACGTTCCGCTGGCGAATCTGGCGGAAAACCAGCCGCGTATCGACATCTATGACTCGCTGCTCTCTGAAGAAGCGGTTCTGGCATTCGAATACGGTTATGCCACCACCACGCCCAACGCGCTGGTGATCTGGGAAGCGCAGTTCGGCGATTTCGCCAACGGCGCCCAGGTGGTCATCGACCAGTTCATTACCAGCGGCGAGCATAAGTGGGGTCGCCTCTGCGGTCTGACCATGCTGCTGCCGCATGGCTATGAAGGGCAGGGTCCGGAGCACTCGTCTGCACGCCTGGAGCGCTTTCTGCAAATGTCGGCCGAACACAACATCCAGGTTTGCGTACCCACTACCCCGGCACAGGTTTATCACATGCTGCGCCGCCAGGTAATCCGTCCGCTGCGCAAGCCTCTGATTGCCATGACACCCAAATCGCTGCTGCGCCACAAACTGGCCACTTCGAGCCTGGAAGATCTCTCGGACGGTTCGTTCCAGACCGTTATCCCCGAGATCGACACCATCGATCCGAAGAAGGTCGATCGCGTCGTCCTGTGCAGCGGCAAAGTGTATTACGACCTGTTGGAAAAACGCCGCAACGAAGGCAACGAGTCGACTGCGATCATCCGTATCGAGCAGCTGTACCCGTTCCCCGAAGACGATCTGGCGGAAGTGCTGGCGCCGTATACCGAAGTCAAAAAAGTCATCTGGTGTCAGGAAGAACCGATGAACCAGGGCGCCTGGTATCCGAGCCAGCATCACATGCGTCGGGTCATCGCGCAGCACTCGGTGAAGAATCTGTATCTGGACTACGCTGGTCGGGAGGCCTCGGCCGCGCCTGCCGGGGGTTATGCGTCCGCACATGCCGAACAACAGGAAAAACTCCTGCAAGACGCCTTCACCATCTAA